The Pirellulales bacterium DNA segment CGAGGACCTGGGCGAGCCGACCGCGGCGCTTGCGCGTGATGCGGCCCGTGCGGCCGATGATCTCTTGGCTTTGGCGGCCGGCAGCGCCTCTTGCACGCAGCAAGATTTGCGGTACCGAGCGAACAGCCTGGCGCTGCGCGCCACGCAAGCCGCGCTTACCGCCGCGAAAGGGGCCGGCTACGTCGCCGGGCATCCGGCGGGGCGCTGGTGCCGCGAGGCGCTTTTCTTTCTGGTGTGGAGCTGCCCACAACCGGTCGCCGCCGCGGCATTGTGCGATTTGGCCGGTTTAGGGTAGGGCAGAATCTGGTTAGTCCGTTCGAGTAAAGAAATTAAGAGTTTAGTCGAAATTCCGACAGACAACGCCAAAGGCGTTGCACAAGCTAGCCCAGGGCAACGCCCTGGGTACGGGATCCCGATAAATGTCGGAGCCCTGCAAGGGCGAAACAGGTAGTAGCCCACGATGCCGCAATCTCTCGCCAAGAATTCGATCCATTTGGTGTTTGGCACGAAGGGGCGCCGCCCTTATTTGACCAGCTCGGTCGGTCCGCAGGTTTTTGCTTATCTCGCAGGTGCGTTCCAGAAATGGGAGAGTCCGGCGATCATCGTGGGCGGGCACGTCGATCACGTTCACGCGTTGTTCTTGCTCAACAAGAATGTCTCGCTGGCGAGAATTGTCGAGGAGATCAAGAAGGGCTCGTCGAAATGGATCAAGACTCTCGGTGTCGGACTGGATGATTTCGCTTGGCAAAATGGCTACGGTGCGTTCTCGGTCAGCGAGTCCAATAGCTTGGAAGTTCGCAAGTACATCGAAAATCAAGAGGAGCATCACCGCCGCCGATCGTTCCAAGACGAATTTCGCGAGCTGTGCGCACGCCATGGCGTCGAGATAGATGAGCGGTACGCTTGGTCGTAAAGTCGGCGATGCGTGGACTTGTTTCGCTCTTTCAGAGCTTACGTCCTTTCTTTGTGGCCCGTCTACCCAGGGCGTTGCCCTGGGCTATCTTGTGGAACGCCTTCGGCGTTCGAGCGCGGCCGCTTGCCGGTCGCGGTCGATTCGGTGCCTTGTTTCACGTGAACGCGTAGGCGTAACTATGCGAATCACCACTCAGCGCTCGAGCTAGCCGAGCGCCCAGCTTCCGGAGCGGCGCCGCATCGCGGCGCAAAAAAACGCCCCGTGTGAATTGAAACTCACACAGGGCGCGCTCGTTGCTCGGAATAAAACCGGCGACGATCTTCAACGACTACTTGTCGCCGTCTTTATCGCCGTCTTTGCCGTCGTCGCTCTTGCCTTCGCGAACGGTCACCTTCTCTTCGACTTCCTGGGTGATTTCGCGATTCGGGGCGGTGATGGCGATGACCTGCTTCTGTACGCCCTCGGCCTTCACGGTGCGGCCGGTGTTGACGTCGAAGTAGATCGTCATATCGCCTTCCTGCTCTTCGATTTCGATATCGACCTGCGATTGCTCGGCCGGTTCGAAGGTGATATCGCTCTTGGCGGCGATCTTCTGGATCTCGTGCCCTTCGGCCGAGGTCTTCTCCGAGGTCGAGTAGGTAACCTCGGTCTTCTTCACGCCTGCGCCGCGCATCTCTTCGGCGAAGCTCTGCGACCACTTCACGTCCGGCGTGACCGGCTTCTCGGGCAGCGGGACGATCGAGCGGGTGATCATTTCCTTGATGCTGTTTTCCGACAGGCCGCCCATCATGCCGCCCAGTCCACCGCCGCCACCGCGACGGCCGCCGCCACCACCGCCACCACCGCCTTGCTGCTTGGCGAGATGCTCGGCGACCTTTTCCGGCAACTTGATGTCGCTGACCTGTCCGGTTGCCGTGGCCTTGAGGGTGAAGGTGCCGCCGACCAACGATTCGATCATCGGGCCCATCATGTCCCAGATCTGGCCGGTGCCGCTGCCGGGCTTCTTCGAATCGTAATCCAGTCCGCCGCCCAGCGGAGAATCCATCTTCATCTGGATGCGATCGACGGTCTGTTCGATCGTGGCGGTGCCGTCGGCGTCGACGGACTTCACCTTCCAACTGGTGTCGAAGATCATGCCCGACTTGACTTCGATCAGCGAGCCGCTGAGATCGATTTTCATATCGGTCTCGCGGTCCATGACGTAATTGAGCGTGTCTCCTTCCTTGAACTTCCAACGCAGCGTGTTGTCACCACGCGCGGTGCCGGCGGACAGGATTCCGCTGGCCGCGATCGTGGCAGCGAGCAAGCAACAGTAACTAGTGCGAGAGCACAACATGACGTTCGCCTTTCGTGTTTTAATGGGCCGACGCTTGGTGAGTGACACACGAACGCACAACAAAACACCTTCCACGCCAGACCCGCAAGATCGCGCCGACGACCGACAACGCGCGTCGGCGGTGGTCATTCAGGTCGAGACACCGCAATCGCTACCGCCAGGGCCAGTGGATTTGGCCCGCTGCATTTTAGCCCTCCGGCGGCGCGACGCAATCAGGGCGGCACGCTTGCATCTTCCGGCCTGGCGCGGTGGCCATTTGGTCGTCCGTTGCCGCCGGGCTGAAAACGGTGCGACGCGGGCGCCCCTGTGCTACAACGCTGGCTGCGAAGAACCCTTGGAACGCGCAAGCACGGTACGTTTTCAATCGATATTCAAGCCGTGGAGATTCATGCATGAACGTTGAAGGAAAAGCGGCCATCGTCACCGGGGGAGGCACCGGCGTGGGCCGGGCCACGGCGCTGGAGCTGGCACGCCGCGGTTGCGCCGTGCTCATCAACTACTCACGATCGCGCGACGAAGCCGAGCAGACCGCCGCCGACGTCAAGGCGCTTGGCGGACGGGGCCTGGCCATCGAAGCAGACGTAGCCGACGACGACGCCTGCCGCCGCATGGTCGAGACGGCCGTGAGCGAGTTCGGCCGACTCGACGTGCTCGTCAACAATGCCGGCACGACGCGCTTCATTCCGCACGACCGGCTCGAGGATGTGAAGGCCGAAGACTGGGAACGCATCATGGCCGTGAACTTGCAGGGCCCTTTCCAGTGCGCCCGCGCGGCGGCCGCGGCCATCCGTGCCAGCGGTGGCGAGGGCGAGATCGTCAATGTCGCCAGCACCGCCGGCATCGCCGCGACGGGCAGCTCGATCCCTTACTGCGCGTCGAAGGCGGCCCTATTGAATTTGACGGTCGCGTTGGCGCGCGTGCTGGCGCCAAAGATACGCGTCAACGCCGTGGCGCCGGGCTTCATCGACGGACGCTGGCTGCGAAACGGTCTTGGCCCGGCCTTCGAGTATGCGCTGAAGATGTACGAAGAGCGGCTACCGCTCGGACGCGTTTGCCAGCCCGAGGACGTGGCCGCCGCGATCGTCAGCTTGATCACCGGCTCGGACACCATCACCGGGCAGACGATCGTCTGCGACAGCGGCATGCTGATTGCAGATTTTCTTGCCCGGCCGAAGCAACCCTCGTAACGGGCGAGGGGGGCCACTCGTGGCTCGCCACCAGTGCGAAGCTTCGGAAAATCACTGCACTGGCACCCACACAGGCAAACTGGTTTGCAAGGAGATCAAATAATGGCCAAGGACCATGTGTTTACCGAAGCCGAGTTGCAGGCCGAGCTCAAAAAGTTGCCGGGCTGGGAAGTACGCGACAACTGGCTGCGCCGCAAATTCGGCACGCCCGGGTGGCCGCATACGCTCTTGCTGGCCAATACGATCGGCTACCTGGCCGAGGCGGCCTACCATCATCCTGACCTGACGCTGGGTTATGCCGAAGTCACCGTAAAGCTGCAAACCCATCGCGTTCATGGCATTACGGCCAGCGACACCGAGTTGGCGGCCAAGATCGACGAGGTGGTGCTGTGGAAACCCACCGGCGGCGCCCTGGAGGGTTTTCCGAAAAAATGGGTCCACTAGCTGCGTAAGGAAAGGTAGACCAACTTCGGCGCCGCTACCGCGATTCGCAGGTCGAATCGGGACTGTTCGTCCACCGTCCGCTTTAAGAAATGGAACCCTCATGGGGCTATCGATCGCCAGGTTCTTGACCGCTTTCGCGATACTTTTGCCGCTCCCTGGGACTTGTCGCGCCATGGCGGCCGATGATACGGCCAGCAAGCAGTTGGCTGCGTTATTCGCCGAGAGCTGGGAATTCGCGCTCCGCGAAGACCCGCTCTTCGCCACCAGCACGGGCGACTCGCGCTACAACGACCGGCTGCCGCGCGAGACGCTGGCCGATCAAGCGCGCCGCTTGCAGGCCGAGCGCGAGTTTCTCGCGCGACTGCAAAAGATCCCGTGCGACGAACTCTCGCGCGGCGAGCAGGTGAATTACGACATCTTCGCCCGAATCAAACGCGATGCGATCGCCGAATACGAGTTTCAGGCCAACCTGATACCGATCACCAATCGATCCGGCTTTCACATTTCCTTCCCCGAGCTGCCCCTGGAAATGCCGCTGGCGACCGTCGGGGACTATGAAAACTACGTTTCCCGATTGGTCGCCTTTTCGCAATTCGTCGACGACAACATCGAACTAATGCGGGCCGGCATCAAGCAAGGGATGGTCTTGCCCGCGGTTTCGATGGTCGATTTCGACAAGGCGATCCAGCCGCATATCGTCGACGATGCGACGAAAAGCCTGCTCGACAAGCCATTCGAGAAGTTTCCGGAGACCGTGGCGGCGTCGGAACATGCCCGGCTGACCGAGGCCGGCCGCAAGGCGATCATGACGAGCGTGGTGCCCGGCTATCGCAAGCTGCTGGAATTCTTGAGCAAGGAATACGTTCCGGCGTGCCGGCAGCAGATCGGCGCCAGCGCACTACCACGGGGCCGTGAATTCTATCGCCACCGCGTGCGTCAGTTCACCACGCTCGACCTGGAACCGCAGCAGGTTCACGAAACAGGCCAGGCCGAGGTGCGGCGCATCAAGGCCGAGATGGAAGCCTTGATGCGCGAAGTCGGTTTCCAAGGGGACTTCAAGGCGTTCGTCGAGCAGCTTCGCACCGACCTGAAGTTTTATGCCGACTCGCCCGAGCAGTTGCTCAAGGAAACTGCCCTGGTTTTGAAGCGCATGGACGGCGAGCTGCCGAAGCTGTTTCGCAAGCTGCCGCGCACGCCCTACGGCATCCGCGAAGTTCCGGATTTCATCGCTCCGCGCACCACGACGGCCTACTATCAGCCGCCGGCGGGCGACGGAAGCCGGGCCGGCTTCTATTACGTCAACACGTACAACCTGAGCAGCCGGCCGCTGTTCGAAATCGAAGCTCTTTCCCTGCACGAGGCCGTGCCCGGCCATCACTTGCAGATCGCGCTCGCGCAGGAGCAGGACGAGATGCCTCCGTTCCGCCGGTTTGTCCTGTTCACGGCCTTTGTCGAAGGGTGGGGGCTGTATGCCGAGCGGCTCGGCCTCGAAGTCGGCTTCTACACCGACCCGTATCGCAACTTCGGCCGATTGAGTTACGAGATGTGGCGGGCCTGCCGCCTGGTCGTCGATACCGGCATGCACTACCTGGGCTGGACCCGCGAGCAGGCGATCCAGTTTATGGCCGACAACACGGCCCTCTCGATCCATAACATCACGGCCGAAGTGGATCGTTACATCGCCTGGCCCGGCCAGGCGCTGGCCTACAAGACGGGGGAATTGAAGATTCGCCAGCTGCGCAAGCTGGCCGAGGAGCGACTGAAAGACCGCTTCGACGTCCGCGAATTTCACGAGGTGGTGCTTGGCGCCGGCGCCATTCCGTTGACCGTTCTGGACGAGAACGTGCGGACGTGGCTGGACGCGAAGGATACGCCTGACAAGGCCGGCGACTAGGCCGGATTGGGGACGCTTCCGCGCGGCAAAAAACGTTGCATTCCCTTGGGCACAGGCTTAAGATACGCCAGTGTGGCGGCGGTGACTTTCTGCGCCCAACTTCTCAAACCGCCATTCTTCTTGGGGGTCACGAATATGAGTTCGCGCTGCGCTCTCTCGCTCGCACTGGCGTTGTCCTTGGCATGCTCGGGTCTGGCTTGGGCGGCGGAAATTCGCCCCGCCGAGAAGCAAGACTTCCTGGGCACGAAGCTCGATAAGCTGTCGGCGGACGACTTCCGCGGCAAGACCCACACGCTCTCTGATTACAAAGATGCGAAGGTCGTGGTGCTCGCCTTCCTGGGCGTTGAATGCCCGTTGTGCAAGATGTATGGGCCGAGGCTCGAACAGCTTTCCAAGGAATTTGCCGACAAGGGCGTCGTCATCCTGGGTGTCGATTCCAATCGCCAGGATTCGCTCACCGAGATGGCCGCTTACGCCCGGCAACACGACATCAGCTTTCCGCTGCTGAAAGATCTGAATAACGCGATCGCCGACAAAGTCGGCGCCGAGCGGACGCCC contains these protein-coding regions:
- a CDS encoding transposase, with the protein product MPQSLAKNSIHLVFGTKGRRPYLTSSVGPQVFAYLAGAFQKWESPAIIVGGHVDHVHALFLLNKNVSLARIVEEIKKGSSKWIKTLGVGLDDFAWQNGYGAFSVSESNSLEVRKYIENQEEHHRRRSFQDEFRELCARHGVEIDERYAWS
- a CDS encoding DUF6263 family protein — translated: MLCSRTSYCCLLAATIAASGILSAGTARGDNTLRWKFKEGDTLNYVMDRETDMKIDLSGSLIEVKSGMIFDTSWKVKSVDADGTATIEQTVDRIQMKMDSPLGGGLDYDSKKPGSGTGQIWDMMGPMIESLVGGTFTLKATATGQVSDIKLPEKVAEHLAKQQGGGGGGGGGRRGGGGGLGGMMGGLSENSIKEMITRSIVPLPEKPVTPDVKWSQSFAEEMRGAGVKKTEVTYSTSEKTSAEGHEIQKIAAKSDITFEPAEQSQVDIEIEEQEGDMTIYFDVNTGRTVKAEGVQKQVIAITAPNREITQEVEEKVTVREGKSDDGKDGDKDGDK
- a CDS encoding glucose 1-dehydrogenase encodes the protein MNVEGKAAIVTGGGTGVGRATALELARRGCAVLINYSRSRDEAEQTAADVKALGGRGLAIEADVADDDACRRMVETAVSEFGRLDVLVNNAGTTRFIPHDRLEDVKAEDWERIMAVNLQGPFQCARAAAAAIRASGGEGEIVNVASTAGIAATGSSIPYCASKAALLNLTVALARVLAPKIRVNAVAPGFIDGRWLRNGLGPAFEYALKMYEERLPLGRVCQPEDVAAAIVSLITGSDTITGQTIVCDSGMLIADFLARPKQPS
- a CDS encoding 4a-hydroxytetrahydrobiopterin dehydratase, whose translation is MAKDHVFTEAELQAELKKLPGWEVRDNWLRRKFGTPGWPHTLLLANTIGYLAEAAYHHPDLTLGYAEVTVKLQTHRVHGITASDTELAAKIDEVVLWKPTGGALEGFPKKWVH
- a CDS encoding DUF885 domain-containing protein — encoded protein: MAADDTASKQLAALFAESWEFALREDPLFATSTGDSRYNDRLPRETLADQARRLQAEREFLARLQKIPCDELSRGEQVNYDIFARIKRDAIAEYEFQANLIPITNRSGFHISFPELPLEMPLATVGDYENYVSRLVAFSQFVDDNIELMRAGIKQGMVLPAVSMVDFDKAIQPHIVDDATKSLLDKPFEKFPETVAASEHARLTEAGRKAIMTSVVPGYRKLLEFLSKEYVPACRQQIGASALPRGREFYRHRVRQFTTLDLEPQQVHETGQAEVRRIKAEMEALMREVGFQGDFKAFVEQLRTDLKFYADSPEQLLKETALVLKRMDGELPKLFRKLPRTPYGIREVPDFIAPRTTTAYYQPPAGDGSRAGFYYVNTYNLSSRPLFEIEALSLHEAVPGHHLQIALAQEQDEMPPFRRFVLFTAFVEGWGLYAERLGLEVGFYTDPYRNFGRLSYEMWRACRLVVDTGMHYLGWTREQAIQFMADNTALSIHNITAEVDRYIAWPGQALAYKTGELKIRQLRKLAEERLKDRFDVREFHEVVLGAGAIPLTVLDENVRTWLDAKDTPDKAGD